Part of the Lates calcarifer isolate ASB-BC8 linkage group LG6, TLL_Latcal_v3, whole genome shotgun sequence genome, AGCACCAGCAATATTAGATAAAGAAACTTTTTATCTATTACAAAGTTCTGTGACATGTAACATATTGACAGTTATGATATAGGGGCGTGCACAGTACTGGGTCTCTTAAGGCCAGATTAGCAGAGCAGAAATAACAGACCACCCTGTGCTAGTGATGCTATTATCACTGAAAATGCTTGGGGTAAATCACACAAAATCTTAAACACATGAattcaaaaaacatattttaggcataagaaaatgtgtttataataactggatgttaaataaaacaaacattaacaaatcAAGTTAGCTGATACTACTGGCTTAATGTTTTACTTAGACATCACAGCACATCCCCGATATGCAAGTTCAGTTAAAGAataatttcttcttttattgAGCAGTCTTTTTTGGTTCTTACCACAACATCCTGGTCGACCCTGTGCCGGTTGGCACGGacctcctccagctgcctctGCGCCTCCTCCAGGGCTCGAGACTTGGCCTCCATTTCCTGTTTGAGCTCCtgcttctccctctgtgtcttcagGATGtattcctcctgttcctcctgcAGGGACATCAGtgccttcatcttctcctcctcctcagccagtAACCTGTACACAcgacataaaaaaaacatactttttctGTTATTCATAATTGACACCAAGCTGCTTAAGATATTcatgaaatgtgaaaacagacGCACAGGGCCTGACGTAAGGTGCTTTATCATTCATCAGAAAGTTTTAACttgaaaagactgagagagCACGCAAGAACAGTAACACAACAGATCTGACTGATGGCAACATTTAACAACTTCCTCTGTTGGCAGCTCAACTTCCTCAGGAACATAATGCAACATGAACTCAGCAGCTCAGCTCAATATCTGCACACATGAGTGCCTCCCTGTTTATAGCCAATACATCATTGTTTGCAAGctctaaatataaacaaattCTAAACTTCTTATCGTGCTGTGAAAGTGTTTGTAAGTGTCTGACTGCATGTTGGCAGGGATAAGTGGCTATACTCTACCCAGCTTGAGCGTAGCGGAAGGCCTCCTCATCCAGCCTGGCTTTGATCTCCTGCTGCAGCGCCTCTTCCAAACGCTTCTGCATCTCTTCCAGTTCCTGgatcctcttcctctgcctctctgcttcctcctctttcagAGCCATCTCTGCCTGCATGCTGACCCGTGCCTTGATGTACATGACATGAAGCAAAGGGAATGAACGGTCacatatttttctgcttttctgtttttttttccacctcttcTTTCCCTCCACACTCACCTCCTCAGCCTCTCTCAGCTGGACCTCCAGGGCCCGCTGGAGCTGCTCGTGCTGCTGGCGCCTCCTCTGCTCGTCCTGCTCCAGGAGGGCCTGAGCCTGCTTCTGCGCCTCCTTCAGGAGTTCCAGCTCCGCCAGCTTACGCTCCCGTTCCTCCTGCAGGGCCCgcagcctctgcagctcctcctccttggcctgTCGTCTCTTCTCCCGCTGCTCACGCTGCTCGCGTCGCTTCAGCTTCAGATCTTTGTGTAGGGACTTTTTCCCCTCCACGTGCAGCCTGATAGCAGTTTGAATAGCTATGGAGAAGATCGTGTTTAATGTCTCGATATCAAAATGAAGCCTTAAAGACAGGTGAAGATAGGTGATCAATATCAGTGAACGTGAGACTCCTCTGACCTGTAGTCCACTCCTGTCTCTGTTTGGTGTCTGAGGCGCTCATCTCATAAGTCTTGGAGAGAGTTTTAAGACAAAACATGCACCTCTTCCCATCTCGGTCTGGCAGCACCTGTTAAACATTGATCAGATCAGTAAATATCCCTTCATCATGcatcgattttttttttttagattagtAGTGACCATTTCTTTAATATACAGTGGttaggagagaagaaaaacgGCGAACTCACTGGGAAAAGGACGTTTTTGATCCATTTGGAACGACCAAACAATATTTGATCATCGTCTACTTCCTATAATAAAGCATGATTTTAGAAtgattgtttgttttcctttggaGTAACACATGGTGCAGTGGGTAGTAGTGCTCTTGCTGAAAGAAAGGCAGAACTTCACCAGATGGTTTTATTTGTAAGTGCTCAGTGTGGTACCATGTGGCATTGATGTGCTTATAACTGACTCTGCGTTCACCTTAAAAGCCACAAAAACTGCCCGAACAACAATAACTCTACTCTAGAACATGTCATTCGTGAGTGTGAGAATGGCAGACTTAACTACTAACACTCAAGCTCTGTGAGATTTGGGAGGAAATCTATGATCTGATTGAATGTGACTGATCTGAATGTGAAACAAGACAACTTTCagtttccagctgctgcagtttttataAACTTGATGGTTCCCAACCTCTTTGGCTCATGACATGGCTAACAACTACTTGAGGACTGAGTGGAAATTATTAGGGGGGAGGGTTGCTGAGAAAATTGGGAGGGCTATTTATGTATTTCTCCTTTTGCTGAAGGGAGTGTAGTTTTATTTGAGGGGGCAGAGTGCAGACATGTCATTTGTCACTATTTGACAGCATCTCTCACTTATTCTGCTCTGTAATTAACTGTACTAATTGTACTAACTATAAGTAGAACATTAAcgtaaaatgtgtttttaaaaaatgtaatgtgtcATATAAAGCAACAGGGACAGCTACTAGTTATGACTGGCAGGTTGTACTGTTTAAACTGGAGTATATAATCTTAAAGTAGTACTAGATTACTTTGAGATTAAGGGGGGAAGGTGCTGCAGTTTTTCTTCTAGTGAATAAAACGGTCCTAAGAAAATCATAAGAGCGTTTAGGCAggatttgcttttaaaaaaaaaaggcaactaTAACACCctaataattttcatacagACTTGATTCCTCGTGACTGTTTGCACATGTAGAGCCCACAGGTTGTGTTTTGTTGGAATATTTTGGGGGGTTTTCTGGGTCCCTAAGAGGTAAACTTTTCCAGCAATTCACAGGAAAACCCAACGATGAGGGAAGtccttaaaaataaatatctgccATCTTGTGACCCCTTTTGCTTCATCTTGCAACACCATGGGGGAGTCCCCACCCCCAGGCTGGGAACCGCAAATgtacaaagcaaagcaaatgagcagtatgtactgtatttcttttctggacaaaaaaaaaactgagaaagaaTTCAGTGTTATTAAAAGCCACATGTCCTTCCAGTGTTAAGTGTTTAGCTTTGAAAGATGATCATCTCCAGCTGCTTACCTCCACACAGCAGTTCCCATCCAGAGCTATGTTGCCCTGGCAATCCTTGCGGTCCTCCCCAGTGTAGTAGGACAAGTTGCTCGGCCTTAAGGTGAACCAGCGTTCCTTCCAGTTTCTCCTCAGCTGACCTTTTTTCCACAGATAACCCTGCATGCATCCAAaccaacgcacacacacatactgtcatACTGCCAAAGAAAAGAGCACATCTGGAACCAAAGCACAGACTCCTGGTGGCCAGTGGGTCTCTTACCTCTTTGAGGACATCACCAACTATCTCCCTGTACACTTCCTCTATAGCCATGCTGATTATGCTCTTATCAATTCCTCTGCTTATCTTTCCCGAGTTCATCATCTCTAGAAAAACCCAAACAGTAATGCCACTCTGCTGCACTGAGTCCTGAGAGAAGAAGTCCTCTAATTCAACACAGTTGAACTCAATACTCATGGCCATGCATATCTTCTTCAAGAGGTACTCCAcctgaagaggaaaagaaaccaAACGTCTTGAGAGTGAGAATAAATATGCTTCATCTGaattatctgtgttttctgcattaTACTCAAGGGAGGAAGTaactaaaaaaaactgttgttttactACAATCAAGAAAAGTTTGTGTACACTTCAGTAGAGTTTGTAACTCACATTAACACATATTTTAGTGACTTTCCTTcgagggattttttttaaagctcacATTCAACAATGTTGCCCTCTCTCTGCAGTaacttgtatttttgttttctcttaatGAAACCCATTTTAGTAACAGTATTTACATAGTAGTACTTATTACATGCACAGTGGTCGGTGTGTGAAGCcgaaataccaaaataaaactggatggtgTTTGCTTAAACTCAGCGAGACAGAAACTACTCTGCCCCTGAAATTTAGGGCTTTCTCTTGgcagctgctgtgaaaaacacaagacaggAAACCAAAACGAGTTTGCAAGTGAGAAACAAGCCCACACCGCTGCATGAAAAGAGCAACGTGTTCCATGATGGCAAGAAACAAGGTTTCAACCAGGCTGTACTTACTGATTGTAAGAGATCCAACAACATTTTTAGGTCACAGATTACTGACTACAGTCTTAGAATTGTTCTCAACAACAGAGCACAGTAACTTGAAACATTCATGTTGCTAAATTTAGAAACGAACAACCACGATCAACTTCAAGATGTGCAAAAACgtttgtttttgtaaacttACAATGGGATTTTTCTTCCCGGTCCAATCATGTTTTGAATAACAAACAATACCCCAGAAATCAGATTTGTTACTGTACTGAGGGAGTGTGAAGAAATTCCTTCAACTCTAAGTCTATTTTAGTTGAACCTACCTCATCAGGGACCATAACCAGCGGGTATTTGTcctcagacagaaaattaaaaagacaCCAAAGCCGAAAAGCATCCTTCTCTGGCAgaactgtgctgctgtttttgtccgTCTGGTAGTTTTTCTTTGCCGTAAGAGTCCAACAGAGCTCGTCTACGTTTTCCTTATTAAAAGAACCTTCCACAACctacaacaacaaaatgcagGGACTGAAAAAAACTTTGACTGTATCTTTGACTTCATAGCCTTAGAatctgatgaaacaaaaagagcatgtggttgtgtttttgtcaccttATCCAGGATGTATTTGTTGAGATAAGGCATATAACCCTGACTGGAAACTggaccatcatcatcatccctaAAGTGCTCCTCCAAAGCGACTGGGTCATGTGGGATACTCAGGACTGTGCACAGGTTGTGGGACAAAACCTGTGAAATCACAATGTACAGGACAGACATATTTAAAACTGCATTCTCTAAATCAATATGTATAACATAGGTGAATCACATCAGCTATAATGGCATGAATGCGATGTTAAACTACTGCTAAAGCTAAATAACATACTATCAAATATATCTACTAATGTGGGTGAACAAACTGAGAACAAAAtgttgatttagatttttaggGAGCTGAAGTTTTGGAATTTCTGCTGCACTgtatttttctaaaaataatgtttatacATATGTtagtgtgacaaaataaaaaaatgtgtggcTGTAGTCAGCAAGTGAAACTGCATGGCAAACATTTTCAGATACTATatttaaacacttttttaaGTCAGTCAATTATTAAAGTATTTGAATTGCACCTTGTGCacagtgtaaaatgtaaaataatgggagatataaatgaaaataaaaaacaaatatcaataAGACATGCTAAAACGTCAGGTTACATAAGAGTGACACAGTGTAAAGTACTACTTGtagcaggaaaataaaaaccagacTTTTGCTTTTACGGcaatacattttttcagttgATAGTGTGCAATGTCCTCAGATATCTAACGTATGTTATCAGTCAACCAGCCTCCGAGTGTTGAGCCATAACCACATCCTGTCTCTAGTCTCCAGTGCACTACAACATCTGTCAGCTTTGAGGCCATGACATGCAAGTGGCTTGTCTGCGAGCCTGTCTTAAGAACATGGTGCCTGTACACAGGCTGCATGCATGAGGGGGATAAGCCTAGTCATGAGGCTGACTCGCTGTGAGCCAGGAGCAGCGGGGCAGCACATCGCAGGAACGTGGAGGTGGCTGGAAATGGAGTCTGATCCACGCCAATACCAAGTGACATAACGATGAGCTcaacagaaaatacagctgCTTCGTTGAAGCCTTGTGGCAAGAGACAACAACCACCAACATGTTTCCACTTTGTCCTCGCTCTCACCGTAACAATGTCCCTTTGACGTACACGCGCTCATGTTGTGAACATACTCTATTCAACAGGCTGTTCTCTGGGCAGGTCCAGTGCCAGAGGACCCTTTGCACTACAAGCTGGTACGCCGAGGCCCAGTGTACGCACAGCTTGGCGATGAGGGCTCTCATTCATGTACAGACTGAGAGCAAACTGTTACTCTCGTGCTCTCGCCAGACAGAGGTGCATATTGTGCCTTCTCTTAGCAGTCAAAGCATTTTACTCGAAATATAGGGAACAAATTAGTTCCTTGTTGAACAGAATGTGGTTAGGTTTTTCACACAGGAAATATTGAGGATGATAGGTAACATCAGATTGTGTACACCCTTATTTCCTACATCTACGGAATCAAATGTGACAAAGACTAAATAACACATGCACTTGTGACATTTAGTTTGCTGAGCActtcaaatattttcatctcatttctcTCAGAGCGAGCCCACGTGATGAAATATGAATTGAGGTAGGAAATGAGGCAGCTGAG contains:
- the LOC108876547 gene encoding differentially expressed in FDCP 6 homolog isoform X2 → MDLRSELLKSIWYGFTALDLEKSGKVSKSQLKVLSHNLCTVLSIPHDPVALEEHFRDDDDGPVSSQGYMPYLNKYILDKVVEGSFNKENVDELCWTLTAKKNYQTDKNSSTVLPEKDAFRLWCLFNFLSEDKYPLVMVPDEVEYLLKKICMAMSIEFNCVELEDFFSQDSVQQSGITVWVFLEMMNSGKISRGIDKSIISMAIEEVYREIVGDVLKEGYLWKKGQLRRNWKERWFTLRPSNLSYYTGEDRKDCQGNIALDGNCCVEVLPDRDGKRCMFCLKTLSKTYEMSASDTKQRQEWTTAIQTAIRLHVEGKKSLHKDLKLKRREQREQREKRRQAKEEELQRLRALQEERERKLAELELLKEAQKQAQALLEQDEQRRRQQHEQLQRALEVQLREAEEARVSMQAEMALKEEEAERQRKRIQELEEMQKRLEEALQQEIKARLDEEAFRYAQAGLLAEEEEKMKALMSLQEEQEEYILKTQREKQELKQEMEAKSRALEEAQRQLEEVRANRHRVDQDVVAAQRKLRQASTNVKHWNVQMNRLMRPIGPGEKRPSLGSSFSSFQIPTQRDPGLRLRRRSGSEDQDEESKENVDNRAGCDLEKRHSHASNGDMDIP
- the LOC108876547 gene encoding differentially expressed in FDCP 6 homolog isoform X1, encoding MDLRSELLKSIWYGFTALDLEKSGKVSKSQLKVLSHNLCTVLSIPHDPVALEEHFRDDDDGPVSSQGYMPYLNKYILDKVVEGSFNKENVDELCWTLTAKKNYQTDKNSSTVLPEKDAFRLWCLFNFLSEDKYPLVMVPDEVEYLLKKICMAMSIEFNCVELEDFFSQDSVQQSGITVWVFLEMMNSGKISRGIDKSIISMAIEEVYREIVGDVLKEGYLWKKGQLRRNWKERWFTLRPSNLSYYTGEDRKDCQGNIALDGNCCVEEVDDDQILFGRSKWIKNVLFPVLPDRDGKRCMFCLKTLSKTYEMSASDTKQRQEWTTAIQTAIRLHVEGKKSLHKDLKLKRREQREQREKRRQAKEEELQRLRALQEERERKLAELELLKEAQKQAQALLEQDEQRRRQQHEQLQRALEVQLREAEEARVSMQAEMALKEEEAERQRKRIQELEEMQKRLEEALQQEIKARLDEEAFRYAQAGLLAEEEEKMKALMSLQEEQEEYILKTQREKQELKQEMEAKSRALEEAQRQLEEVRANRHRVDQDVVAAQRKLRQASTNVKHWNVQMNRLMRPIGPGEKRPSLGSSFSSFQIPTQRDPGLRLRRRSGSEDQDEESKENVDNRAGCDLEKRHSHASNGDMDIP